From one Luteolibacter sp. SL250 genomic stretch:
- a CDS encoding response regulator transcription factor, whose product MNDSRPVTILIADDHFVVREGLKSLISRTPELRVCAEASNGEEAIRAFRESRPDVALVDLRMPASDGLEAIRGIRAEFPEARILVLSSHDGDEEIHTALNSGAMGYLLKHSSGDQILPAIAALMDGRQWLSPEAEKKLQERNRTETLTPREKELVLLLAQGEANKQIAGILGVSEETVKTHVRNILGKLQVRDRTEAVTVALRRGIIRLK is encoded by the coding sequence GTGAACGATTCCCGTCCCGTCACCATCCTCATCGCCGATGATCACTTCGTCGTAAGGGAGGGCCTCAAAAGCCTGATCTCCCGCACGCCCGAACTGCGGGTCTGCGCGGAGGCATCAAACGGTGAGGAAGCCATCCGTGCCTTCCGTGAATCGCGCCCTGACGTCGCTTTGGTCGATCTGCGCATGCCGGCCAGCGACGGACTGGAAGCGATCCGCGGCATCCGCGCGGAATTTCCCGAAGCCCGCATCCTCGTCCTCAGCAGCCACGACGGGGATGAGGAGATCCACACCGCCCTCAACTCCGGTGCGATGGGCTATCTCCTCAAGCACAGCTCCGGCGACCAGATCCTGCCCGCCATCGCGGCGTTGATGGATGGCCGCCAATGGCTGAGCCCCGAGGCCGAGAAAAAACTCCAGGAACGCAACCGCACGGAAACCCTGACACCGCGGGAAAAGGAGCTGGTCCTGCTGCTGGCACAGGGGGAGGCGAACAAACAGATCGCCGGCATCCTCGGTGTGTCCGAGGAAACGGTGAAAACCCATGTCCGCAACATCCTCGGAAAACTCCAGGTGCGGGACCGCACGGAGGCCGTCACCGTTGCCCTGCGCCGCGGGATCATCCGACTGAAGTGA
- a CDS encoding sulfatase, whose protein sequence is MKLPLLLLIASSLSAFAEAKKPNFLFVLTDDQRWDAIAAVQKEQGEKARFPWLETPALDRLKSQGAIFRNSFVTTSLCSPGRASLLTGQYAHTHGVSNNHTPLPADSVTYASVLKANGYHTGYIGKWHMGTQPERPGFDFSASFQGQGKFFDCPVTIRKDGEVRQVIEPKWVDDASADHAIGFLRENKDRPFLLTVGFKSVHGPREPHADLKDKYAGEKANPVPNLKSPAPFRPEGVNDTRNSAPGNPKMLDYFRTLTSADRSFGRILDELDALGLDKNTIVIFTSDNGYYLGEHGLGDKRSAYDESLRVPLLIRSPFHKITGRDITPHVLNIDLAPTIVDLAGIDLPASFQGRSLRPLLEDQPPTGWRESFLYEYFYERNFRNPTVLGLRSTKGKIITYPGNPRWNQLFENEKDPYELTNHYDNPEKAELRLELEGELEKLKRETGFKVPSTADPDEFGKEKPTRKRKRDPEP, encoded by the coding sequence ATGAAACTCCCGCTCCTTCTTCTCATCGCCTCATCCCTGTCCGCATTCGCGGAAGCGAAGAAGCCGAACTTCCTTTTCGTCCTCACCGATGACCAGCGGTGGGACGCCATCGCCGCCGTGCAGAAGGAGCAGGGAGAGAAGGCCCGTTTCCCTTGGCTGGAGACACCGGCGCTCGACCGTCTGAAATCACAGGGAGCCATCTTCCGGAACTCATTCGTCACGACCTCCCTCTGCTCCCCCGGCCGCGCCAGCCTGCTGACCGGACAGTATGCCCACACCCACGGCGTCTCCAACAACCACACGCCGCTGCCGGCTGACAGCGTCACCTACGCCTCCGTCCTCAAGGCGAACGGCTACCACACCGGCTATATCGGCAAGTGGCACATGGGCACGCAGCCGGAACGGCCGGGCTTTGACTTCTCCGCCAGCTTCCAGGGCCAGGGGAAATTCTTCGATTGCCCCGTCACCATCCGCAAGGACGGCGAAGTGAGGCAGGTCATCGAGCCTAAATGGGTCGATGACGCCTCCGCGGACCACGCCATCGGCTTCCTCCGGGAGAACAAGGACCGGCCTTTCCTGCTGACCGTAGGGTTCAAGTCCGTACACGGCCCGCGCGAACCTCATGCCGACCTCAAGGACAAGTATGCCGGGGAAAAAGCAAACCCCGTCCCCAACCTGAAGTCACCAGCCCCCTTCCGCCCGGAGGGCGTCAACGACACGCGCAACTCCGCCCCGGGGAATCCGAAGATGCTGGACTACTTCCGCACCCTCACCAGCGCGGACCGCAGCTTCGGCCGCATCCTCGATGAACTGGACGCGCTCGGCCTCGACAAGAACACCATCGTCATCTTCACCAGCGATAACGGCTACTACCTCGGCGAACACGGACTGGGCGACAAACGCTCCGCCTATGACGAGTCCCTGCGGGTACCCCTTCTGATCCGCTCCCCGTTCCACAAGATCACGGGCAGGGACATCACCCCGCATGTCCTCAACATCGATCTCGCGCCCACCATCGTGGATCTCGCGGGCATCGACCTGCCGGCGTCCTTCCAGGGCCGCAGCCTGCGCCCGCTGCTGGAGGACCAGCCGCCCACCGGCTGGCGCGAGTCCTTCCTCTACGAATACTTCTACGAACGGAACTTCCGCAACCCCACCGTCCTCGGCCTGCGCTCCACCAAGGGGAAGATCATCACCTACCCGGGGAACCCGCGGTGGAACCAACTCTTCGAGAACGAAAAGGATCCCTACGAGCTCACCAACCACTACGACAATCCGGAGAAGGCGGAACTCCGCCTGGAGCTGGAAGGCGAGCTGGAGAAACTGAAGCGGGAAACCGGCTTCAAGGTGCCGTCCACCGCGGATCCGGATGAGTTCGGCAAGGAAAAACCCACGCGCAAGCGCAAGCGCGATCCGGAACCCTGA